ACCTTATTGCATGATGGTCATTTTGTTCCGGAATCAACAAAACAGGCAATTCGTAAGCTTCAAGAAAATGGTGTTTATGTAGCGCTCGCAACTGGACGCGGACCTGCGATGTTGTCTGGAATCCGTGAACTACTCAACATCGATACGATTATCGGCTATAACGGGCAAATCGTCGTTCATCAAAATGAAATCATCTACAAACGTCCACAACCGAAGACGGATTTAACGCATTTAACGCAGCAAGCGAAAGAAAACGGGCATACACTCGTTTATCTTGGTGAAACAAAAGGCTTCACGACGAAATCAAATGACACGCATGTCGTAGATTCGCTCGGCGATCTCGACATGCCATTACCGATTCACGATGAAGAAGCTTTCTTATCGCATGATGTTTTCCAAACGCTCGTTTACTGTACGGCCGAAGAAGAAGCGGATTATGTTAAACGGTATGACGCATTCGATTTCATTCGTTGGCACCCACACGCAATGGATGTCATCAATGTCGGTTCTTCGAAAGCAGAAGGGATCAAACAATTCCTGAAATTGACGAACATTCGCCGCGAAGATACCTTTGCATTCGGTGATGCTTTAAACGATCTAGAGATGCTCCGCTACGTTGGAACCGGTATTGCGATGGGCAACGGACTTCCAGAAACGAAAGCTGCTGCTGATTACGTCACGAAACCGATTCTCGAAGACGGGATCGCACACGGATTAAAAGAGTTCCAACTGATTTAATAAGTAGATGTAAAGCTGAGGCATGCCTCAGCTTTTTTTAATTCTTCACTTTATGAATCGCGCGCTCTAGACGGTCGAGATCCTCATTTTCACCAATGACGACGAGATAATCTCCTTTTTCGATCATTTCATCAGCTTGTAAAGAAATCAGAACGTTTTCTCCACGTTTAATGGCGACGACGTTCGCCCCGTATTTGCTCCGTAGATCGAGATCAATCAATGTTTGTTTCGCCATCCGATCACTAACTTTAATTTCAACGATCGAAAATTCTTGAGATAAGTCGAGATAGTCAAGAATATTTGAACTCATTAAACCGTTCGCAATTCGGACGCCCATATCCCGTTCTGGGTGAACGATGAAATCTGCTCCGATTTTTCGTAATACTTTTTCGTGGTAATCGTTCGTCGCTTTAACGGTGATCGATTGTACCCCGAGCTCTTTTAAAATCAATGTCGTCAAGATGGATGCTTGAATATTTTCCCCGATGGCAACGATGACATGATCGAAGTTTCGGATTCCTAGACTTTTTAAGACATTCTCATCCGTCGTGTCCGCGATGACGGAATGCGTCGCAATTCCCATGAATTCATTGACGCGCTCCTCGTCGGAGTCAATCGCTAAAACATCATAACCATTTTTTGATAGTTCTCGGACGATCGAGCCACCAAAGCGCCCTAGTCCAATTACTGCAAACTCTCCATTCATTTTCACAACTCTCCTTCACAATCGCTCTTCCTTAGTAGTGTACCCGATTCATTTTAAAAATACTATAAACGCCCCTGCGATTCGCAGAGGCGTTTATTCATCCATTATTTTGAGGATTTCCCACGCACATAATCGTTATCGAACAAGAAGAGTCGTAAAATCAAGTACAACGCCGGAATCAAGAGTAAGAGTCCGAAGATGAAGACGACGACGAGTGCGGAAGCCATTGTTTCGTTAACGACCGCTTTGTTGATATCGATATATGGATACAAGATATATGGTAAGTGCGTATAACCGTAACCAAACCATGCCACTCCATACTGTAACATGACCGCGACGAAGGCAATTCCGTAATTCTTCTTCATGTAGACGAGTGTTACCGCAACGAGGAAGAAGATGAAACTAGCAGCGAACCACCACCAGTTCCCGTTTAAGATGTTCTCATAGTGCCATGCCGCTTGATTTTTCAATCCAAAGAAGACGAGTGCACAGACAAGAATCGTCGGACCACTCCAGAAGAGTGCCCATTTACGAATTAGCGGAGTAGCCCCTTCATCCTTCGCTTTATCTGCGTAGAACAAAAGGAACATCGCACTGATATAGAGGACGGATACGATAGCGAGTGCTACGACCGACCAAGAGTAAAAGTTCGTAAATAATTTTGTTCCTAAAAACTCGACTGTTTCATTCGTTTTACGAATAAAACCACCTTGACTGATCGTCAATGTCGTTGACATCGCCGCCGGAATCAATAGACCAGTTGCTCCATATAAGAACGTATAGAACATGCTGTCGTTTGATCCATAATTGGCAAATGCATAGAAGCTACCGCGAATTGCAATCAATACAAGAACGATTGAGGCTGGCACAAGCAGTGCCGTACCGAAATAATAAGCGGTATCCGGGAAGAACCCGACTAGTCCGACGAAGAAGAATACGAAGAAGACGTTCGTTACCTCCCACACTGGTGAGAGATAACGAAGAATCAATCGATTCGTTAAATGATCCCGCTTCGTATATTTTGAATAAAAGGCATAAAATCCAGCACCGAAGTCAATTGAGGCAACGATGAGATATCCGTACAGGAAAGTCCAAAGGACCGTAATTCCTAGTGTTTGAACGTCCAAATCGTTCCCTCCTTACTTGTTATCATCCACGAACATAGCTTCCCCACGCGCGTGGTGGTTTTCAGCAAGTTCTTGAAGTTCTTTACCAACCGGGTTTTTCTTGAACATCCGTAATAATACGACTGTACAAATCGTACCAAGCATCAAGTACAAGGCACTGAATAGAATCAACATCGGACCAACAGCAGTTGACGTCGTCGCCGCATCTGCAGTCCGCATGATGCCGTAAAGTGTCCAAGGTTGGCGACCAATTTCAGCGTACATCCAACCTGCTTCAATTGAAATCATCGCTAGAGGTCCACCGATGAAGACACCTCTTAAAATCCATTTATTATACGGATTCAATTTTTTCAAACGGAATGCCAAGATGAACAACGCAGAGATGGCAGCCAAATACATACCAATCGAGACCATGATATCGAAGAAATAGTGAACGATCAGCGGTGCTTGATCTTCTTTAGCAAACTCATTTAGACCAATAACTTCTGTATCTGGAGCTCCACCTGCAAGAATTGAAAGTGCATATGGGATTTTGACGGCTCCCTTAATTTCATAACTGCCGTCTTCTTGCTGATCAAGTATCCCACCAAAGATCAACTCGGCTTCACTTGTCGTTTCAAAA
This region of Exiguobacterium acetylicum DSM 20416 genomic DNA includes:
- a CDS encoding Cof-type HAD-IIB family hydrolase; the protein is MANQKVVFFDIDGTLLHDGHFVPESTKQAIRKLQENGVYVALATGRGPAMLSGIRELLNIDTIIGYNGQIVVHQNEIIYKRPQPKTDLTHLTQQAKENGHTLVYLGETKGFTTKSNDTHVVDSLGDLDMPLPIHDEEAFLSHDVFQTLVYCTAEEEADYVKRYDAFDFIRWHPHAMDVINVGSSKAEGIKQFLKLTNIRREDTFAFGDALNDLEMLRYVGTGIAMGNGLPETKAAADYVTKPILEDGIAHGLKEFQLI
- a CDS encoding potassium channel family protein, yielding MNGEFAVIGLGRFGGSIVRELSKNGYDVLAIDSDEERVNEFMGIATHSVIADTTDENVLKSLGIRNFDHVIVAIGENIQASILTTLILKELGVQSITVKATNDYHEKVLRKIGADFIVHPERDMGVRIANGLMSSNILDYLDLSQEFSIVEIKVSDRMAKQTLIDLDLRSKYGANVVAIKRGENVLISLQADEMIEKGDYLVVIGENEDLDRLERAIHKVKN
- a CDS encoding cytochrome d ubiquinol oxidase subunit II, which gives rise to MDVQTLGITVLWTFLYGYLIVASIDFGAGFYAFYSKYTKRDHLTNRLILRYLSPVWEVTNVFFVFFFVGLVGFFPDTAYYFGTALLVPASIVLVLIAIRGSFYAFANYGSNDSMFYTFLYGATGLLIPAAMSTTLTISQGGFIRKTNETVEFLGTKLFTNFYSWSVVALAIVSVLYISAMFLLFYADKAKDEGATPLIRKWALFWSGPTILVCALVFFGLKNQAAWHYENILNGNWWWFAASFIFFLVAVTLVYMKKNYGIAFVAVMLQYGVAWFGYGYTHLPYILYPYIDINKAVVNETMASALVVVFIFGLLLLIPALYLILRLFLFDNDYVRGKSSK